Within the Sarcophilus harrisii chromosome 2, mSarHar1.11, whole genome shotgun sequence genome, the region tatgttgctgagaagagctaagtctatcataattgatcatctcacaatgttGCTTTTACTTAGTATGGTATTTTCCTCGTTCTGCTTACTTGAcccagcatcaattcatgtaaaactttccaggttttctgaaatccacctgcttgttatttcttataccacaatagagttccattatattcatatgccataacttatttagtcatttcccaaatgatgggcatcctctcaatttccattttcttgaccttacaaaaagagctgctacaaaatattttttcacatgtaggtttttccatttcctatgatttctttgggatatagacccagtagtgacactcctggatcaaagggtatgtacaattttatagccctttgggagtagttccaaattcctctccaaaatggttggatcagttcaaattctaccaaacaatgCATTAGAATTCCAGTTTTCCTGTATCtcttaacatttatcattttctttttccagtcatcttagccaatctgataagtaaaATATGGGGCTTAactttttcaatgagatattaaATCAAAACATGTTTCATCATATAtacaccctccccccccaatatatacacatatatacatatcatctATACAATTCCAATGTGAGCTTCGTTAGGGTAAGGGGATGTTTTTGTATGCTTGGAGTGGGTCCTGGATTAAGGTAAATTCCTATTAGCAGGACTGTCAAAAGGTTCATGATTGGCTAGATGGTCATCCTGATCTGATAATCATAGACAATTTCCTACTGATTTCATTTAAAACTGAAGGATTTTGCGGACATTCTGTAATGTTTTGAATACCCACCcacttttccagtttttcttgggCTTCATCCTTTCTCCCGTTTCTAAGTGCTTGCTCATTCATAAATTGAGGCGTTGCCTCTTTGGCTGGTCTCAGTTTGATTATTTGAGCAATGCAGATCACAGTTCCTTTAACTTTATAATAGAGATCTTTGAAAATTCCTGGGATGAACAGTCCTTCCCCCACAGCCAAAGTCTTTGGTCAGAGTCTTTGTTAGCTAAGCTGGCCCTTGCCTAACAGACAGAAACTGTCCACAATGCCTGTCCTTGCTTGATGGTGAAGAAGGCCATTGGGGGCCTCAGAGCATTGATAGGTCCTTGTTTGAtgcaggagaaagaagaaagcaccATTTTGCAGCTAGAAAAGGATTTGCGCACTCGGGTGGAACTGATGctcaagaaaaggaaggagagaatgaacGAACTGAAACTTCTTCAGGAACAAGACCAAGACTTATGTGAGATTCTTTGTATGACGCCCTACAGCATTGACAATACTTCAGTCCCCAGCCTGGAGGAGCTGAACCAGTTTAGGCAGCACCTGGAAACTCTGGCTGAAACCAAGGTATTATTGTCTGTTTCCCCCTTTGTGGTCTCTGTTTAGCTCACCTGCAGGTGCTGTGATAATTACCTTGTTTTTTCATAGGCAAGTCGACGGGAAGAATTTATCAGCACAAAGAGACAAATCATCCTCTGTATGGAAGAATTGGATCATAGCCCAGACACAAGCTTTGAGAGAGATGTGGTATGTGAGGATGAGGATGCTTTCTGCCTCTCAGTCGAGAACATAGCTGCACTACAAACGCTGCTCCGCCAGGTAGGCAAAGTCTTTTGCTGATTATATTTGGTTTCAGTAAGTCACACCAccctctcccaactctatttgaATCCTCCACTCTATCTGAAAACAAGTGAAACAAAGAGGATTGTAACTCGCTCCTtagatttaatttctctttcttgctaAGAAAACTTGTGTTAATTCTTGATTAAATTGGTGCCAGTATTATCCAAAGTTTTTAATTTGACTTTTGTTGCTACTTAAAATTGTCTTCATTTACATAGTTATagcaattatatatttatatctaaaagtttttttccccctctgtatTACATTGTGTTTATAATTTCATTCACATGTCCTCAGAATTCTTTGTATACTTCATATTTCTTAGTCCCTTGTTTTCATAATCAAAATGTGTTTAGTCATTTCTCAGTGGGTACttggatatttttgtttgtttgttttcctgacaTAAATAGCTAGGAATATTTGGGGGCAggtagttttttttccttatcttcatTAATCTCTGAGGGTCACAGAGCCAATAGAACCCAGGCCAAAGGCTAGAATAGTTTCATGATTTTGCTTTTCTGGTTCCAAATTGCTTACTATAATGGTTGAACCAATTTACAGGTCTGCCAGCCTTGGTGATTTAGCAGCTCAGTGGTTTCATTCCTATCAATGCTGAATCTTTCCATTCTTACCAAATTGATGAATGTGAAATATATCTTAGCATTGCTAGTTTACAATCAGATTACTTTCAAGTTGAATATATAATTTAGATTATGGTAAGGggtttgaaattgtttttattttcagactTGAGATTCTCAGCTTTGACTTGTAAACTTCAGAAAACTGCTGCTCttatcctcctcccccccccttacctattttaaggaaaataagcTTAGCTAAGGAAATATGTAGACAGTGaagtaggaaaaaatgtaaataaaaaaaaaagttgtcagtAACATATTCCAGATGTTCAGAAATTGACTAAAACATATAAATACACGAACATGGAATTGAAAACTGGAGTACAAGACTacttattgaaatttttttttttttttttttttgctgaggcagttcggtttaagtgacttgcctagggtcatccagctaggaattgttaagtgtgtgagaccagatttataatcaggtcctcctgactttagggctggaaCTCTATCCACAGTACCAACTAGCTACCCTccctccctacttttttttttaagactttactCTTATTTGGCAAACaggttgcttttttgtttgtttgtttttttgaggggaaggttTAAGACTGGATGGCcttgttttgtttaattcttgGCTTTTTCTGCTTTAGCTGGAACTGCAGAAAGCTCAGAATGAAGCTGTGTGTGAGGGTTTGAGATCTCGAATCAGAGAACTCTGGGACAGGTTACAAATACCCCTTGAGGAGAGAGAAGCTCTCGCCATGTACATGACTGGGTCAAAGGCCAAGATAAGGAAGGCGGTAAGAAAACCTACTGGGAGATGGGAGGCCGAtacctttttaaaagtattatgcTGAGAATTATGATCATTCTAGCTGATATCAAAGCACAGCAGGAAGGACTATGTAGTGACAGTCATCCCAAGTGTTAATTTAGGGGGTGGGGGTGTGTGCGTGTGTCAGAGGTTTTCACACCCTTTATAACTCAAATTTTAGTTTCCCTAGAATATGAGCATACCTCCAAGACTTGCTGGTTTGAATTATAGTCCTGGAATAGAAACTTGCCTATTGTGAAAACTGTTGTAGACACATCTATAATTGCTTAATGACATTTGCAAGATTTAGTGAGCCTCCTTCAAGCCTTTCATACGAGAAACCATTATAATTGACTTCTTTGAATGCCAGTCTGGCCTTCCGTTCTTGTTCTCCCTGTTAACTATTGTTGCTGCCGCCCTGTGCTGGATGAGACTCCTCTTAGGGAACCAACAGTTCAGTTAGGAACTATGGCGTGTGCCAGTTAACTGCCAGTGCTCAAGTACTGAAGAGGTACAGGATGCTTTGTGAAGTCAGCCTGGAAAAACTCAACTTGCCTTTTTGGTTATGGGGAGAAATCTGGGCAGTCAGTCAATGAGGGAGGGAACAATCCCATTGTTTACCCCATTAAGAAGGTAAATACTTTGGGTGTTTTTTCCTTTGCAGTTGCAATCAGAAGCAGATCGTTTAGAGGAGCTAAAGAATCAAAACATGAAGAAAGTGATTGAAGCAATCCGAGTGGAGCTGTCTACATATTGGGAAAAATGCTTCTTTAGCCAGGAACAGAAACAAGCATTTGCCCCCTATTTTGATGGTTGGTATGGGGcacataattttatagataatcaAGAGGGACTTGGATGCTTGGTATTTTTATAAGCCAGGAGTACTCTCAAAAAatcattaatctttttaaaaataatttttattgatatcttttgacacacttaaatttcttctttttcccagaAACACATCCCATGTAATgacttattaaagaaaaataatctgcAAAGCTGTTCAGcatgttaaaaaaatgtttattatccATAGACCAGTCTACCACCACCTCTTAAAAAGAGTGTGGGGAGGTGTCAAGAAgtgtttaaaaataagtttttattgggGCAGATAAgatagcacagtgaataaagcattgGCTCCGGAATCAGTAGGATTGGAGTTCAGATTCATTTTCAGACACTGAAAAGTGattttggaaagtcatttaaacctattgccataaaaaaaattcaaatcaatcaAATATAAGTATTTGATATAGGTTGTTTTTCCACATAGTCTTTTTTTTGTCAGAGAGTCAGCTCTCATAAcaaatagtatagtataataaagAGTTTCAAGAATATCAACTCTTAAGGACACAAGTAGATATAAGTAGAGTTTAAATAAGACATAGTATCAAGTATAGAGGTTGTGACCTATTTTCAAATAACTGTAATATATATTAAGTCCAGAGTGCTTTGTGAGGTCTGAAATGGGATAAAGTTCCCCCATTATATCTCTACtgtaaaaatcaagaaagattttcTAGAAAAAGTGACATTTGATTAGGTTTTTTAAGGAATGGCCAAGATTTCACTAACAGGGCATTTCTAGGAAAATCTAGGCATAGGGAATGAGCCAAGGCACTGGTCCAGTTTGtctggaaggaagagaaagtagaatGGAGCTGGAAATAGGGTGATACTACCTTGTAAGAGAACCTTCATATGCTGACAGAGGAGAATCAACTCCTAAGTGGTAGGCAACAGAGAGACCTTGTGAAAGTTTGTAAAGCTCTTTTTTGTAAAATCTCTATTTGGTATTTTATGCAATTATTTACATTTGTTCACTCATGACTCTTATGCTTGGCCTTCTACTTTGGTTTCTGGATAGTAACTATCAAGAAAACTGTACAGGCCTCTGAGATAATGATCAGTCTTCAATCTCTCCTTATCTCTCAGTTTTTTAAGCATTTGTAGACATGCCCAAGACACTCCCTGTAGTGTTCTTTgttcggttttcttggggtctctggaggtctttggagcaGTCTTCTTTTttagttcagagtaatcaccacgggaacagccaggtgttaaagtccaaatcctttattatctccttcaaagtcttgtcacctttcctggggcctggttagctttcttgaaGGCCTTCtgaagtcttggtttcagtggagaaactaaggaggagagcctgccaccaaggtggtgtgagatgggatgaatgaatcagACTCTGGGTCCCCcaggcttgtgcttcagcctccagtacGCTGGTCTCAGTCTGAGcctctgagagcttaagctcctgcctccagttctcttgtcttctctgcctctcaaATCACTGAACCTGGCTGAGGCccccagcttatatactctacaccgagtataaaccaatcattatatcactagggaaccattatttgttgtaagattaaatcaatcatactgaaccatgctaaactagataaccatcatctcatcaattccacttagtaccttgtaagaatccttgtttcaagttcagagttctgacccataacatctcccattttttaaaaacaaaatgaaatgaccaTCCCCTCCTGCTGTCTTGGGGCTCTTCTCTATCTCTAACCCATGCTCTGACTGCTGCTTCTCCCCTACATGCTTCTCAACTTGCTGCAGTCTGACTTCTGACTTTATGAGGTCACTGCTGTTTTCAAGTTGCCACTGACCTCTTGATTGGCAAGTGtgatggttttttttcccccttttcagctCTCATTCTTAACTCCTCAGCTGAATTTGACACCATTTCCAACCCTCTTCTCTCCTAAATCCTCTCTGTTGCCTGAGTAATGGTGATCATCGTCCCCTCCTAGTTCTTGAATTAGTTGGTCTCTGATGTTCCATGTGGCGATTTCCCAACTATGGATTTTCCCCTTGGCTTTCTCCCGGACCCTCATCAGCTTTCGTGGGTATAATTATCCTATCTATGTAGGTGACTCCTCAATCCATAGATATTTAGTCCCAGGCTCTCTCTCTCAAACTTTAGTCCTATTTTGCCATCTGCCTGTTGGACATTTTAAACTATATATGCCAAAGATCTTTCAAACTGGTCTTTCCCTCCCTATCATCTTAATTTTATGAAAAGCACCACTATTTTCCACATTGAATCATTATCCTTAACTTCTGTATTGCCAGCCAAACTGACGTTTTTCTTCCTCACATATTATTTACTCCTTGTGTTAGCTTTTGGCTCTCTCTATGCCTGAAAGTTACTGTCTTACCTCTGTTTCTTAAAATTGCTTCACttcaaacagaaccaggagaattatACACAGAattagcaagattatgtgatgatcacctatgatagttttagctcttctcaggaatacactgatccaagacaattccaatagactgacagaaaataccatctacatacagagagagaactatgaagaataAATCTGAAtcaaatatggattgaagcaatagttctcaaatttttttgttggaattttcttgttttttttccccttttcatcttatttttcttttgcaacatgaaaAGTATgggaatatatataattatatagcttttaatttacaagatatatgcatgggtaatttttcagcattgacaattgccaaaccttttgttccaacttttcccctccttcccccacctctacCCCCTTCTACAAGGTGTAATGTTCAGCTGGAATTTCAAGTTATGACTAAGAAGTAAGGGAGAACAATTTTGATAcaaattcaggaaaataattaACTTTTCAAGGTAACTTTGCAAAGGAAAATTATCAGGAAAATACAGCTCCACCACTCTGACCCCTGCAGAAAGCAGCCTCGCATTATCTTTCGGACTTTGCCTGGCGTATtagggcccggggggggggggtgtagatagcaggttgaccaatacatattaaatatgttaaaagtataagtcaaatgcaatatatgtatacatgtccatacagttattttgctgtaaaaaaaaaaaatcgaactttgaaattgcatacaattagcttgtgaaggaaataaaaaatgcaggtggacaaaaatagagggattgggaattctatgtagtggttcatagtcgtctcccagagttcttttgctgagggtagttggttcaattcattactgctctattggaactgatttgggtcCAAgagttcatcttattgttgaagagggccacgtccatcagaattgatcatcatatagtattgttgttgaattttataatgatctcctggtcctgctcatttcactgagcatcagttcatgtctctccaggcctttctggctatttcttacaaaacaataatattccatattattcatatgccataatttacccACAAACATTCTGCCACAAGCATTCgtgcaaatacaggtccctttcccttctttaaaatctctttggggtataagcccagtagtaacactgctgggtcagaggttttgcacagtttgataactttttgaggatagttccaaatcactctccagaatggttggatgtattcataattagtgtatttttagaatattagtgtataattagaatatatttaagagaattaacctatgtcagattccTTGGtgaggggagaggtaagggaggaagaaaaaatttggaacttaaaatcttaagaaaaatgaatgctgtggggcaggtaggtggtgcagtggatagagcaccagccctgaaatcaggagaacctgagttcaaatctggcctcagacatttaacacttcctagctgtgtgtgtgcccctgggcaagtcacttaaccccaattgcctcagcaaaaagaaaaatgaatgctcAAAactacatgtaactgggaaaataaaatattttcccaagttGCCCCCCAAGTGGGGGCAGGAGTAAAATCCCCTCACTTTCTTGAAGACATAACTTAAGCATTTCCTTCATGGAGCTTTTCTTGAACCTTCCCAACTAGGTTATCTTATCTGTCCTTTCTCCTTAACTACTTAGTGTTTATTCTGTTGATACTATAGCTCCATGTCTCTTCTGATAGAACTagagatttgcttttttttttttttttaattattatttgtatGCCCAGAATAcaacagtacctggcatataggtCCTTACTGAATATTAATTAATCAAAGTGAGGAGTAAAAGCCATTGGATTTGATTAGAGATCTTTTTAGTAGATAGAGGCCAGATGCCAGCAAGTTAAGGAAAAAATAGGCTTTTCTCATTATGGGATGAATGGAAAAGTTCCAGTTGTTTTCAGAAAGGGTAACTTATTGTAATgctattgaaataaaaagaaaaatgctacttGCCTACGTTGGACCCTTTCTCCTTTGCAGAGGAATTTACAGAGACCCTGCTCCAACGCCATGATGTAGAACTTGTGCAAGTAAAAGAATACTATGAGACTCACAAAGAGCTATTTGAAGGAGTTCAGAAATGGGAAGACAGCTGGAAGCTTTTCTTGGAATTTGAGgtaattttcttggtttttggagaaaggagaattGAGGTTTTTTGAATGTGTCATATACGGTCCTGAACACAAATAAGTATCCCTCTTCCCTGGAGGTATACATTAGGCTTCTGAACCTGGCTGAGAGACCCTCTGACTACCACCAACCACTTCTTGCTgccttcttctattttctcaggcTCTACTTGAGTTGAGACtactttacattttcttacaATGTACCTTAGCATGGAAAAAGAACATTATTGGTCTTTCATATTCCATCTGCTGAAAAGTAAAGTTTTTTAGAATTTAAGGATTTCCAGGAAATAAATTTCTTGCTCTGCTGGCATTTATTAGCGGACCATGAGTTCCTATCCAAGTCTTTTTTCTTTAGAGAAAAGCATCAGATCCCAGCCGCTTTACAAATAGGGGTGGAAATCTCctgaaggaagagaaacaaagagcCAAGCTTCAAAAAACTCTGCCTAAGGTATGTATTGTGTTTTGGGTCTCACATGAAAACTTCAGAGTTCATTACTCACACTAGAAAGAGTTCATTACTCACACTAGAAAAACGGTCACTTGAGATTTCTTTTGTCTAAAAATTAATTCGCTTCATTCACTTAATGCCTCTGAATAGATAGAGACCCTGAAGAATGctgataattgtttttttttaatggtcggATTAATAAATCTCGACTACATCTTGGGCCCACCCTCATGGAAAATCTGTTTGCCGTCTTTTAGCTTTGTTCATTTGGAACAATAATTCGTCTCAGGTAAgcaaaattgaaatttattaaataaccTTTCCACCACCAGAGAGACAGCCTGCTCTATTTGCCATTTGCCTGGAAGCACTCCCAACCTGGACTAAAGTTTTCTTGATGAAGGCTGACTTGAGAGAGATTGAGGCTATCAGAGTCACCATGGACCATCCAAGGAGGAGGATAGAAGGCTGTGGGTCTTGTTCATCCTAGCCCTTCATCCTCTAATGTTTTGAATGAACCATGCTTTATGGTCTGGCTGTTGGAGGAGAGTCCAAGCCCCTTCTGTTACTGATGTGGAATCTGAGGCCCTGAAAAGTGAAATGTCtcccccaaagtcacacaataagGGATGGGCCTGATTTTTGGAAGGTTGTGTCCTTCCACTGTGATGGTCTGCCTGCATGGGCATGTGgtctttccttaattttctccCATCAGCTTCGCTGGGACAGAAGTAGGAGACCAGTCAGTGGTGTATTAGTTATGGGAAAGgtttgataataataatggtgTCTGTCTTTATGGCCCCAGTTGGAAGAAGAGTTGAAGACACGGATTGAACAATGGGAACAAGAGCACTCAAAGGCCTTTGTGGTGAATGGGCAGAAATTCATGGAGTATGTGACGGAGCAGTGGGAGACGCATcgtttggagaaagaaaaagcaaagcaggAAAGAGTAAGTCTGGAAAAAAGACAACAGCTGTTTGGGGCTGAGATGGCTCCCTTTGTAGATGCACAAAGAGGGGCTTAGTGGTGATTTCTACTGACCTATGGCTTTCCTCGTTCCTTCCTGCCTCCCCCTATCCTGGAGCACTGGTGGCTGACTGCCTGGTTTTGTAAATTTCTTTCAGCAGCTCAAGAAGACCCagcaaacagaaacagaaatgcTGTATGGCAGTACACCCCGGACGCCTAGCAAGCGGCGCGTGCTGGGCCCTAACACGCCAGGCAAAGTCCGAAAGGTAATGCAAGGCTGCTTTCTGCAGGGGCCAGAGTGGTGGGGCTGTATTTTCCTGATAATTTTCCTTTGCAAAGTTACCTTGAAAAGTtaattattttcctgaatttgTATCAAAATTGTTCTCCCTTACTTCTTAGTCATAACTTGAAATTCCAGCTGAACATTACACCTTGTAGAATTTTATAGGTCCCTGAACTCCACGGTCCCTTTATCGAACATGGCGGATGCTTCAGCTGGCATAGCTGTCTGTCTTGATCCGTTCTATGGAGGAGAGTGGTTTCCAGAGATGTTCCAGGATGTTAACACCTTGCTGCTCTCAAACAATCACGCCACTAACTTCCCTGCTCTTCCCCTTCAGCTTAATTCCACCACAGTCTCCACTGTCACTCCCAATAGCACCATCCGCTCTGTCTTCGCTGGGACTGTCTACCACTCCCCAATGTCCCGCCCTCCACCTGCTGGAGGCAAGGTCAGTTTGTTTGCACATTCACTATTGATGCTGTCACTGATTCATCCACCTTAGCCTGCAATTTCTCGTGTCACTGGCTTTTGCCAGTGATCCTGGAGTATTAACTGTGCGGGCTGCACTAGCTTATGACAATAGTATTAGTTGGTCGTCACAGAAGGATGGTGATGTGACTGGGTTATAAGGAGGATAAGGGTTTGGTGTTAGACTTCCCATGTCTTCAGGGCCCACTTTTGAGGTCATGCCTCATTAGATCATTGCTGGGAACAGACTGTGCTTCCATGTTGCAGGATGTCCATCTTGGGGTCCTTTGCGTTCCCAGAGTTTAAAGGTGGGGAAAGAGTGCTCCGCAAAAACATTAGATGAGGACTGTGTAAAGCACCTGTCAGATGTGAGTGTTCAATGTCACATTAGGTTCTTCTATTCTGAATAATACCACAGCTCTTCCAGAACATACCAGCACTGCATCCTGCCCTAGTGGCCGTGGATTCTCAAAGATAAGGTCCGGCAGGTCCGGCCAAACTGGAAAAGTTGCTGCTTACACTGTGATTTTAGGCTTAGCCCCACTGAGTCCTGGTTGGGGCATCACAAAGGGCTGCAAACTGTATCAGTGAAAGCGAGGgcccacaccaatgaaatcacagatcttagAAGCATTTTAGTACAAGGACACATGATCACACTTTTGAACTTTTTTGGTGACTTTTGAAATTGTAATTAACAATTTGTGGGAAGGATATCTCACCTCTCTTTCCTTCTGCTTACTTTGAACAGCCATCCAAGACTCCGAGCCGTTTGGGGCAAAAGGCAGCCCCCCTGGGCAGACAGGGGCACAACAAAGAGAACATTGAGTTGAGTGGCAGCATCCTGACTGGTGGGTGTCCCTACTCGGCTCCTCTCCAGCGTAACCTCACCATTAATTCTGTTGCCAGCACCTATTCTGAGTTTgcggtaatttttcttttctaaaatctacCAATCCCTGGGGAGCACACAGTCAGGGTGGAATGGGGGAAATTCCCAGGGGGAGCACAAGATACTAGATAGAACAGGGTCAGCTTTGGGGGCTAAGAAGCCTTTCCTGTCTTGGTGGGAACTCCTGTGCAAGAGGAAAGTTGATTATGATTGGACTTTCAAATCAAATCCTTCTACCTGagataaattattccttgcttgCAGAAGAAAATTTCCCTAAACTTTTAATCCTTCATGCAATGACCACCTTAGTGTTCTCTTGGTGGAGTTCTTGGTAACTCTCTTAATTCTTTATTCTGTAGAAGGACCCTTCCCCCTCTGACTGCTCATCTATTGGGTCTCAGGTCTGTATGTCCCTGCATGTCCCTTCTTCCTTCAAACCTACCTAACATCTATCAGCTTCATTACCATCTGGGAAAAGCTATGTACTAACCAAGGGGCTCAATCACATTAACTTTCCAAAGAGAGTCCTTTGGCAAGGGGGAGCAGAATGAATAGATTTTAAACTTGAGACTATCGGGTTTCTTGAGCTCTCAAATATTGAATCATCTTATGAAAACTTGCTATGACTTATGTTCCTAGCTCCATTTAAAGCCAGGCAGATTTCTTGAAATGGCAGTTTGCTGACTTGGAAAGCTTAACTCACCCACCCTAGTGTGAGCACATTCCATAAAAGAATAACATAAGATGACCCAATTACTGTTTGGGAAATGGAGGGATGAAACCCTGACTGTGTGCTTCTACTACTTAGTTCCTTTGGGCCTGTGTGCTGATTATTTCATGGAGTATATGCCTCACTAACCCTTATCATACTAGACTGTTTCATTTCCCTTTACTGTAAGCTAGCTAATGCTCACTTGCCTGCTTTCCCTGTTTCTACTGCATGAAGCTGCTTGGATATTTGAGGCATTGAAGGGCCGAGATTTTTCCAGAATAGCACTGCATGCCAACCAAAGCACCACACCGGTTTGGTTCGAGAGCCCTCTGTCTTGGTTTGATATTCTCATCCCCATTTACCACCTAACAATAGCTATTAACACCTTTGTTCTAACAATGAAATCTCACCTGTAAAGCACAATGCAATTGTACTGTAATTGCAGCTGTTATTATTCTTTCAGGACCTTCCTATTCAGATGTTATAGGCTACCCAGGCCCAGGGAGACTAAGTTTGGGAGGGACCAGATGACATCACTCGATGGCTTATGCTACAGTGTCAACAGGAGGCAAGATGTCATAGTTTAGGAGTTTGGTCACACATTGGGCATCATTGCTTCTTCACTTACTGAAATGGAGGTTGCTTGGTTTTCTTTTCAGCAACATATTCCATGGGTAGTAGCTCCATCTACAAAAGGATGGTCCTTGTATCTGCTATATGACAACTGAGGAACTGGGAAGGGTCACCCCTTGTTCTCTGTATAGGCCAGACCTGATGTGTTTCAGCAGTTTAGTCCCTACAAACCCCGGTATTCTTGTGCCTGGCATTTTCCTGGAAGGGGTCCTTAGTAGTCTGTGGCATGGCTTTATCTTCCCAGCTCTGGTACTACCTGTTTCAGTCTAACATCCATTAACATCTTCCTATAACTTGGCCTTTACCTTTTACCTTCTCATACCATGTGCTCCAGCATGAGATCAAATCATCAGCAGGTCACAGGGCTTCCAGCCCCAGGGATTGGTAGATATGCCCGACCCATGGTCTGTAGAGGGAACGGCCAGTCTTTCTGACCCTTTTGCTTCCCTGGGCACTAGCTCTTCATCTCTGAGCCCAAAAGCTCTGTGGACATTTTGGCCACAGACAAGCTTTCCCAGTCCATTGTGACTTGGGGGATGTACATGTGCACCTAAGTATTTCTTGTGACTAACCAAATGAACAAATCATCCTGAATCATGTCCTTAACACAACTTTTG harbors:
- the PRC1 gene encoding protein regulator of cytokinesis 1 isoform X1; translated protein: MRRSEVLAEESVVCLQKALNHLREIWELIGIPEDQRLQRTEVVKKHIKSLLDMMIAEEESLKERLLKSISFCRKELDALCKELNVETFEEKEESTILQLEKDLRTRVELMLKKRKERMNELKLLQEQDQDLCEILCMTPYSIDNTSVPSLEELNQFRQHLETLAETKASRREEFISTKRQIILCMEELDHSPDTSFERDVVCEDEDAFCLSVENIAALQTLLRQLELQKAQNEAVCEGLRSRIRELWDRLQIPLEEREALAMYMTGSKAKIRKALQSEADRLEELKNQNMKKVIEAIRVELSTYWEKCFFSQEQKQAFAPYFDEEFTETLLQRHDVELVQVKEYYETHKELFEGVQKWEDSWKLFLEFERKASDPSRFTNRGGNLLKEEKQRAKLQKTLPKLEEELKTRIEQWEQEHSKAFVVNGQKFMEYVTEQWETHRLEKEKAKQERQLKKTQQTETEMLYGSTPRTPSKRRVLGPNTPGKVRKLNSTTVSTVTPNSTIRSVFAGTVYHSPMSRPPPAGGKPSKTPSRLGQKAAPLGRQGHNKENIELSGSILTGGCPYSAPLQRNLTINSVASTYSEFAKDPSPSDCSSIGSQRELSKASRSDVPSRILNSTNIQS
- the PRC1 gene encoding protein regulator of cytokinesis 1 isoform X5, which codes for MRRSEVLAEESVVCLQKALNHLREIWELIGIPEDQRLQRTEVVKKHIKSLLDMMIAEEESLKERLLKSISFCRKELDALCKELNVETFEEKEESTILQLEKDLRTRVELMLKKRKERMNELKLLQEQDQDLCEILCMTPYSIDNTSVPSLEELNQFRQHLETLAETKASRREEFISTKRQIILCMEELDHSPDTSFERDVVCEDEDAFCLSVENIAALQTLLRQLELQKAQNEAVCEGLRSRIRELWDRLQIPLEEREALAMYMTGSKAKIRKALQSEADRLEELKNQNMKKVIEAIRVELSTYWEKCFFSQEQKQAFAPYFDEEFTETLLQRHDVELVQVKEYYETHKELFEGVQKWEDSWKLFLEFERKASDPSRFTNRGGNLLKEEKQRAKLQKTLPKLEEELKTRIEQWEQEHSKAFVVNGQKFMEYVTEQWETHRLEKEKAKQERQLKKTQQTETEMLYGSTPRTPSKRRVLGPNTPGKVRKLNSTTVSTVTPNSTIRSVFAGTVYHSPMSRPPPAGGKPSKTPSRLGQKAAPLGRQGHNKENIELSGSILTARTFKGFQI
- the PRC1 gene encoding protein regulator of cytokinesis 1 isoform X4 — protein: MRRSEVLAEESVVCLQKALNHLREIWELIGIPEDQRLQRTEVVKKHIKSLLDMMIAEEESLKERLLKSISFCRKELDALCKELNVETFEEKEESTILQLEKDLRTRVELMLKKRKERMNELKLLQEQDQDLCEILCMTPYSIDNTSVPSLEELNQFRQHLETLAETKASRREEFISTKRQIILCMEELDHSPDTSFERDVVCEDEDAFCLSVENIAALQTLLRQLELQKAQNEAVCEGLRSRIRELWDRLQIPLEEREALAMYMTGSKAKIRKALQSEADRLEELKNQNMKKVIEAIRVELSTYWEKCFFSQEQKQAFAPYFDEEFTETLLQRHDVELVQVKEYYETHKELFEGVQKWEDSWKLFLEFERKASDPSRFTNRGGNLLKEEKQRAKLQKTLPKLEEELKTRIEQWEQEHSKAFVVNGQKFMEYVTEQWETHRLEKEKAKQERQLKKTQQTETEMLYGSTPRTPSKRRVLGPNTPGKVRKPSKTPSRLGQKAAPLGRQGHNKENIELSGSILTGGCPYSAPLQRNLTINSVASTYSEFAKDPSPSDCSSIGSQRELSKASRSDVPSRILNSTNIQS